In a single window of the Gemmatimonadota bacterium genome:
- a CDS encoding bifunctional phosphoribosyl-AMP cyclohydrolase/phosphoribosyl-ATP diphosphatase HisIE yields MTFDNRAVSGYDSRVTDAPALDAVRFDTAGLVPVVAQDALSGNLLMLAWADRAALEATLSTGHAHYWSRSRQALWKKGEQSGHTQQVVEVRLDCDADAILYRVTQKGPACHTERPTCFFRRITTDGQLVDEDDQGGHLLTRLARMIADRHATRPPESYTATLFERGLPKIAQKVGEEGVETVIAALSESDERLASESADLLFHLMVLLQARGVPFGAVLAELSQRVR; encoded by the coding sequence ATGACTTTTGACAATCGGGCGGTGTCGGGATACGATTCCCGGGTGACAGACGCTCCGGCCCTCGATGCCGTCCGGTTTGATACCGCCGGCTTGGTGCCCGTGGTGGCGCAGGATGCCCTTTCCGGCAACCTCCTGATGCTCGCCTGGGCCGATCGCGCCGCCCTCGAGGCGACGCTGTCGACGGGTCATGCCCACTACTGGAGCCGCTCGCGTCAGGCGCTCTGGAAGAAGGGCGAACAGTCCGGTCACACCCAGCAGGTGGTCGAGGTGCGTCTGGACTGCGACGCGGACGCCATTCTCTACCGCGTCACACAAAAGGGTCCCGCCTGCCATACCGAGCGTCCGACTTGCTTCTTCCGGCGGATCACGACGGACGGGCAGCTCGTCGATGAGGACGATCAGGGGGGTCATTTGTTGACCCGCCTGGCGCGAATGATCGCCGATCGCCACGCCACCCGGCCACCGGAATCGTACACCGCCACGCTCTTCGAACGCGGGCTCCCCAAGATCGCCCAGAAGGTCGGCGAGGAAGGGGTCGAGACGGTCATTGCGGCGTTGTCCGAAAGCGATGAGCGGCTCGCCAGTGAATCGGCTGACCTGCTCTTCCACCTCATGGTCCTGCTGCAGGCGCGTGGCGTGCCCTTCGGGGCCGTGTTGGCCGAACTCAGCCAGCGGGTGCGCTGA
- a CDS encoding aminopeptidase translates to MGLLITAAALLFGFGTAYVASEEVRYLSRAGIEETRILVSRVPIIKLAKDPQVPDSLREMAGLVIEVRNYARALGLDAKETYTTYADVGRDTLLLVLTASPKDCLCPVTWRYPVAGRVPYKGFFDFAAARKAAKGFADQGHDVYLRPSAAFSTLGWFNDPLLSTALSRDSVELASLVFHEIAHNSLWVKGNTAFNESFAQWVGYAAAQRFFLSRADTLSALRAADRWHDEKALGEYYTVLLAKLDSLYAKKLPREANDSGRTAVAQWARDTMAGPFGSSFRTFAVDRLAERPINNAALLGTRLYRSDLHLFDDWLESQGGDLTRAVLGLERLLEDSEGDQAFQRLKRLIQAQRGARAPLPPLVPDSTASQPPPSAPSR, encoded by the coding sequence ATGGGATTGCTCATCACGGCGGCCGCACTGCTCTTCGGCTTCGGCACGGCCTATGTCGCGTCCGAGGAGGTGCGCTACCTCAGCCGCGCCGGGATCGAGGAGACCCGCATCCTGGTGTCGCGGGTGCCGATCATCAAACTGGCCAAGGACCCGCAGGTCCCCGATTCGCTGCGCGAGATGGCGGGCCTCGTCATCGAGGTGCGCAACTATGCCCGCGCGCTGGGGTTGGATGCGAAGGAGACCTACACGACCTACGCCGACGTCGGCCGCGACACGCTGTTGCTGGTGCTGACCGCGTCACCCAAGGACTGTCTCTGTCCGGTCACGTGGCGCTATCCGGTGGCGGGGCGGGTGCCGTACAAGGGCTTCTTCGATTTCGCGGCCGCGCGCAAGGCGGCCAAGGGCTTCGCGGATCAGGGACACGACGTCTACCTGCGCCCCTCCGCGGCCTTCTCGACACTCGGCTGGTTCAACGATCCGCTCCTGTCGACGGCGCTCAGCCGCGATTCCGTCGAACTGGCCTCGCTGGTCTTTCATGAGATCGCGCACAACTCGTTGTGGGTGAAGGGAAACACGGCCTTCAACGAGAGCTTCGCCCAGTGGGTCGGATACGCCGCCGCCCAGCGCTTCTTCCTGTCGCGGGCCGATACCCTGTCGGCGCTGCGCGCGGCGGATCGTTGGCACGACGAGAAGGCGCTGGGCGAGTACTACACCGTCCTGCTCGCCAAGCTCGATTCATTGTACGCCAAGAAGTTGCCGCGCGAGGCCAACGACAGTGGTCGCACCGCCGTGGCGCAGTGGGCACGCGACACGATGGCCGGCCCGTTCGGCAGTTCCTTCCGGACCTTCGCCGTCGATCGCCTCGCCGAGCGCCCGATCAACAATGCGGCCCTCCTCGGCACGCGCCTGTATCGCTCCGACCTGCACCTTTTCGACGATTGGCTGGAGTCCCAGGGCGGCGACCTGACGCGAGCCGTGCTGGGCCTCGAGCGGCTGCTTGAGGACTCCGAAGGTGATCAGGCCTTCCAGCGGCTCAAGCGCCTGATCCAGGCGCAACGCGGTGCGCGGGCACCCTTGCCGCCACTGGTGCCCGATTCGACCGCGAGCCAGCCGCCACCGTCGGCACCGTCTCGCTAA
- a CDS encoding M20/M25/M40 family metallo-hydrolase gives MDHDFVRREEPRLLAELTEFLAIPSISTGTAHVADCRRAAQWLVDQLFRLGCPTVQLIEGDGHPVVWGESPKVEGAPTLLIYGHYDVQPPDPLDEWHTPPFVPSIRDGRLYARGAIDDKGQVFCLLKAYEAVRDADGNPPLNVHFLFEGEEECGGRVVFDLLKAEPERTKVDAVLVCDMSYYAKGWPAVYTALRGLCYAELEVRTLQRDLHSGSYGGVAPNAIETLCRILTDLKSASGKIHIPKLYKQVIPPTKAERRGWNSLPFDEAAYLADEVTAKSLTGLEDCSVFERTWALPTFEIHGIRGGFVGEGAKTVIPAAATAKISLRLVPGLSVEWVQQQLQKAIAKVAPDYAEWTLRLHHGGDPVQVDVSHAAFRTLDRAFEEVVGRPTVAVRAGGSIPIVPELAAGGAPVLLTGIGLPDDGLHSPNEKVDLQQLWEGIQVFGRFFELMGAERG, from the coding sequence ATGGATCACGATTTCGTCCGCCGCGAAGAGCCTCGTCTGCTCGCCGAGCTCACCGAGTTCCTTGCCATTCCAAGTATCAGCACCGGGACGGCGCACGTTGCCGATTGTCGCCGCGCCGCCCAGTGGCTGGTGGACCAACTCTTCCGCCTCGGCTGTCCGACGGTGCAGTTGATCGAGGGCGACGGTCACCCGGTGGTCTGGGGTGAGAGCCCCAAGGTCGAGGGCGCGCCGACCCTGCTGATCTACGGCCACTATGACGTGCAGCCCCCCGATCCCCTCGACGAATGGCACACGCCGCCGTTCGTGCCGTCCATCCGGGATGGCCGGCTCTACGCGCGTGGCGCGATCGACGACAAGGGCCAGGTCTTCTGCCTGCTGAAGGCATACGAAGCGGTCCGCGATGCCGATGGCAATCCACCGCTCAATGTCCACTTCCTGTTCGAGGGCGAGGAGGAGTGCGGGGGACGAGTCGTCTTCGATCTCCTCAAGGCCGAGCCGGAGCGGACGAAGGTCGATGCGGTGCTGGTGTGCGACATGTCCTACTATGCCAAGGGCTGGCCGGCCGTCTACACCGCCTTGCGCGGCCTCTGCTACGCCGAGCTGGAGGTGCGCACGCTGCAGCGGGACCTGCACTCCGGCTCGTATGGCGGCGTGGCGCCCAATGCGATCGAGACGCTCTGCCGGATCCTCACCGACCTGAAGTCGGCCTCCGGGAAGATTCACATTCCCAAGCTCTACAAGCAGGTGATTCCACCAACCAAGGCGGAACGTCGTGGCTGGAATTCCCTGCCGTTCGACGAGGCGGCGTATCTCGCGGACGAGGTGACAGCGAAGTCCCTGACGGGGCTCGAGGACTGCTCGGTCTTCGAGCGGACCTGGGCACTGCCGACGTTCGAGATCCACGGCATTCGTGGCGGGTTTGTGGGCGAGGGGGCGAAGACGGTGATCCCCGCCGCTGCCACTGCAAAGATCTCGCTGCGCCTGGTGCCCGGGCTGTCGGTGGAGTGGGTGCAGCAGCAGTTGCAGAAGGCGATCGCGAAGGTGGCGCCCGACTACGCCGAATGGACCCTGCGACTTCACCACGGTGGCGACCCGGTGCAGGTGGACGTCTCCCACGCGGCGTTCCGGACGCTCGACCGCGCCTTCGAGGAAGTCGTCGGACGGCCGACCGTCGCGGTGCGGGCGGGCGGGTCGATTCCGATCGTGCCGGAGCTCGCGGCGGGGGGCGCCCCGGTGCTGCTCACCGGCATCGGTCTGCCCGACGACGGCCTGCACTCGCCGAACGAGAAGGTGGACCTGCAACAGCTGTGGGAGGGGATTCAGGTGTTCGGGCGCTTCTTCGAATTGATGGGGGCGGAACGCGGGTAA
- the lipB gene encoding lipoyl(octanoyl) transferase LipB, with product MSTPPLEVVDLGRRPYLDTLELQRALRLRRVDGSLPHDILLLVEHDPVYTLGRGTEATSLPLPLSALEARGATVVEVERGGDVTWHGPGQLVGYPILHLSAHREDLHWYLRTLEGALIEALAQFEIPAERVAGKTGVWTRGRKIASLGIHVKQWVTLHGFALNVDPELAWFDAIVPCGLPGVTMTSVAKEIGGASPTLAAEVRAVVVASMATAFGLRARPRPLADLLPPG from the coding sequence ATGAGCACGCCCCCGCTCGAGGTCGTCGACCTCGGCCGCCGTCCCTACCTCGACACCCTCGAACTCCAGCGCGCCCTCCGGTTGCGCCGAGTCGACGGGTCACTTCCCCACGACATCCTGCTCCTCGTGGAACACGACCCGGTCTACACGCTGGGCCGCGGCACCGAGGCCACCTCGCTCCCCCTCCCGTTGTCCGCGCTGGAGGCTCGGGGCGCCACCGTGGTGGAGGTCGAACGTGGCGGCGACGTCACCTGGCACGGCCCCGGCCAGCTCGTCGGCTACCCGATCCTCCACCTCTCGGCCCACCGCGAAGACCTCCATTGGTACCTGCGGACCCTCGAGGGCGCCCTGATCGAAGCGCTGGCGCAGTTCGAGATTCCGGCCGAGCGAGTCGCGGGGAAGACCGGGGTCTGGACCCGCGGTCGCAAGATCGCGAGCCTGGGGATTCACGTGAAGCAATGGGTGACGCTGCATGGCTTTGCGCTGAACGTCGACCCCGAATTGGCGTGGTTCGACGCGATCGTCCCGTGCGGCCTGCCGGGGGTCACCATGACCTCCGTGGCGAAGGAAATCGGCGGGGCATCGCCGACGCTCGCGGCCGAGGTCCGCGCGGTGGTCGTGGCCTCCATGGCGACGGCGTTCGGCCTGCGCGCGAGGCCCCGGCCCCTTGCCGATTTGCTCCCGCCGGGGTAG
- the lpdA gene encoding dihydrolipoyl dehydrogenase encodes MANQSFDVIIIGGGPAGYPAAIRASQLGLTACVVERDKLGGVCVNIGCIPTKALLHSAAMANSIRKEAKELGIEVGEVKTDYGVAMKRSRKVAEQNSKGAEFLMKKNKVTVIKGTGVLASATTVKVGDDVLTAKKGIVLATGSRTKGIPPVGLAINGTTVITSDEALFLESAPKRLAIVGAGAVGCEFADIFNAFGSEVTLIEALPRILPIEDAECSDVIAKAYKKRGINVLAGVKVVKADVKAAEVSITVEVGGKQETITADKVLMAAGRAVNTEAIGLEAVGVKLTDRGFIQVNPATLETTVKGVYSIGDVAGPPMLAHKGTREGIHVAEVIAGHHPKAIDYSNVPSVTYCHPEVASIGLTEEQAKEQKLDYQVGRFPFSANGRARASNETDGFVKIIRGKKYGEIIGAHIVSGHASEMIHELILARTNEYTVEEVDLAIHAHPTLSEAIAEAALDSLGRAVHI; translated from the coding sequence GTGGCCAATCAGTCCTTTGACGTCATCATCATCGGCGGCGGTCCTGCCGGGTATCCGGCGGCCATTCGCGCCTCGCAGCTTGGGCTCACGGCATGCGTCGTCGAGCGCGACAAGCTCGGTGGCGTCTGCGTGAACATCGGCTGCATCCCGACCAAGGCGCTGCTGCACTCGGCCGCGATGGCGAACAGCATCCGGAAGGAAGCGAAGGAGCTGGGCATCGAGGTCGGCGAAGTGAAGACTGACTACGGCGTGGCGATGAAGCGGTCGCGAAAGGTCGCCGAGCAGAACTCGAAGGGCGCCGAGTTCCTGATGAAGAAGAACAAGGTGACGGTCATCAAGGGGACCGGCGTGCTCGCCTCAGCGACGACGGTGAAGGTCGGCGACGACGTGCTCACCGCCAAGAAGGGGATCGTGCTGGCGACCGGCTCGCGCACCAAGGGGATTCCGCCGGTCGGCCTCGCCATCAACGGGACCACGGTGATCACCTCGGACGAGGCGCTCTTCCTCGAGAGCGCCCCCAAGCGACTGGCGATCGTCGGCGCCGGCGCCGTCGGCTGCGAGTTTGCCGACATCTTCAACGCCTTCGGATCGGAAGTGACGCTGATCGAAGCGTTGCCGCGCATCCTCCCGATCGAGGACGCCGAGTGCTCGGACGTGATCGCCAAGGCGTACAAGAAGCGCGGCATCAACGTGCTCGCCGGCGTGAAGGTCGTGAAGGCCGACGTGAAGGCCGCCGAGGTGAGCATCACCGTCGAAGTCGGCGGGAAGCAGGAGACGATCACCGCCGACAAGGTGCTGATGGCCGCCGGCCGCGCGGTGAACACCGAGGCGATCGGACTGGAGGCCGTCGGCGTGAAGCTGACCGACCGCGGCTTCATCCAGGTGAACCCGGCCACCCTCGAGACCACCGTGAAGGGTGTCTACTCGATCGGTGACGTGGCGGGCCCGCCGATGCTGGCCCACAAGGGGACGCGCGAGGGGATTCATGTCGCCGAGGTGATCGCCGGACACCACCCGAAGGCGATCGACTACAGCAACGTGCCGAGCGTGACCTACTGCCATCCGGAAGTGGCCTCGATCGGGCTCACCGAGGAGCAGGCCAAGGAACAGAAGCTCGACTACCAGGTCGGCCGCTTCCCGTTCTCGGCCAACGGCCGCGCCCGCGCCTCGAACGAGACGGACGGTTTCGTCAAGATCATCCGCGGCAAGAAGTACGGCGAGATCATCGGCGCGCACATCGTCAGTGGCCACGCCTCGGAGATGATCCACGAGCTGATCCTGGCCCGCACCAACGAGTACACGGTGGAAGAGGTCGACCTCGCCATCCACGCGCATCCGACGCTCTCCGAAGCGATCGCCGAAGCGGCGCTCGACTCGCTGGGTCGGGCGGTGCACATCTAG